The following is a genomic window from Candidatus Latescibacterota bacterium.
AGTCTTGATATCGGGAAAGTCCATGTCCGCCTAGTGGAAAACGGTACTGATGGATTGCTGGCTTGGGCAACGGTCGTTTTGGAAAACGCCATCAAATTGGACAACCTCGCAATCCGCAGAAGCTGCGATGGCTCACTTTATGTCACTTACCCAGCCAAACGATCCTCGAGTGGAAAAACTCACCAATACTTCCATCCAATCAACACCCAAGCCGCTGAGGCAATTCAGAATGCAATCCTGGCTCGCCTAGCCTCCCTTGCCAAGGCAGCCGCCGAACCCGAGGACAAAAAAGTCAAGTGACGCCGTC
Proteins encoded in this region:
- a CDS encoding SpoVG family protein encodes the protein MNNSLDIGKVHVRLVENGTDGLLAWATVVLENAIKLDNLAIRRSCDGSLYVTYPAKRSSSGKTHQYFHPINTQAAEAIQNAILARLASLAKAAAEPEDKKVK